In Rhodanobacter humi, the following are encoded in one genomic region:
- a CDS encoding energy transducer TonB, which translates to MMLMLALALATQAAPYDCGAAKYMQKLRDTEALIVQRVALKDDLVGEMPTKSGRPACVRFAFSIDADGHAKNITEEESSRDYLMIVAARRALEAYRFKPAARGGWHMLVFRAVVDKAPPFPDAGH; encoded by the coding sequence ATGATGCTTATGCTGGCCTTGGCGCTTGCAACTCAAGCTGCGCCTTACGACTGTGGCGCTGCGAAGTACATGCAGAAGCTGCGCGACACGGAAGCATTGATAGTGCAGCGAGTTGCCTTGAAGGATGATCTGGTGGGTGAAATGCCGACCAAATCAGGTCGCCCCGCGTGCGTCAGATTCGCATTCAGTATCGACGCTGACGGACATGCCAAGAACATCACGGAAGAAGAATCGTCTCGCGATTACCTGATGATCGTGGCAGCTCGGCGAGCGCTTGAAGCATACCGATTCAAGCCGGCTGCGCGCGGCGGCTGGCATATGCTGGTTTTTCGCGCCGTCGTGGATAAGGCGCCGCCTTTTCCCGATGCCGGTCACTGA
- a CDS encoding DUF423 domain-containing protein, producing the protein MLRQTVRSSSGLLVGLAGASAVLLGAFGAHALRGVLDPAHRELWHTAVEYHAWHALALVLAVGLGAGRAGRCAVIAFACGIVLFCGSLYALALGAPRWTGIVTPFGGVAFVVGWIALGMALRRGKD; encoded by the coding sequence ATGCTGCGACAAACTGTCCGATCCTCCTCTGGCCTGCTCGTCGGCCTCGCCGGCGCCAGCGCGGTGCTGCTCGGTGCGTTCGGCGCGCACGCCTTGCGCGGCGTACTCGATCCCGCCCATCGCGAGCTGTGGCACACCGCGGTGGAATACCACGCGTGGCATGCGCTGGCGCTGGTGCTCGCGGTGGGGCTCGGCGCGGGGCGCGCCGGCCGTTGTGCAGTGATCGCGTTCGCCTGCGGCATCGTGCTGTTCTGCGGCAGCCTGTACGCGCTGGCCCTGGGCGCGCCGCGCTGGACCGGCATCGTCACGCCGTTCGGCGGCGTGGCGTTCGTGGTCGGCTGGATCGCGCTGGGTATGGCGCTGCGTCGGGGCAAGGACTGA
- the purT gene encoding formate-dependent phosphoribosylglycinamide formyltransferase, with the protein MKPFGTPHSDHAVRVLLLGSGELGKELTIELQRYAVEVIAVDRYADAPAMQVAHRSHVIDMLDGAALRRVIEAEHPDLVVPEIEAIHTPTLVEMERGGLHVIPTARAAWLTMDREGIRRLAAQELELPTSAYRFCDNEADYRRAVADIGYPFVIKPVMSSSGKGQSIVRNESELQPAWDYAQSGGRAGQGRVIVEGFVDFDYEITLLTVRHQGGTSFCAPIGHRQEDGDYRESWQPQPMSGKALAEAQRQAAAVSNALGGWGVFGMEFFVKGDNVIFSEVSPRPHDTGLVTQISQDLSEFALHARAILGLPIPVIRQLGPSASCAVLVEGEGRAPRYHGVATALAEPDTQLRLFGKPEVKGRRRMAVTLARDADIEAARAKAVRAAAQLRVEL; encoded by the coding sequence ATGAAACCCTTCGGCACGCCCCATTCCGACCATGCCGTGCGCGTGCTGCTGCTGGGTTCCGGCGAGCTGGGCAAGGAGCTGACGATCGAGCTGCAGCGCTACGCGGTGGAGGTGATCGCGGTGGACCGCTACGCCGACGCGCCGGCGATGCAGGTGGCGCACCGCAGCCACGTGATCGACATGCTCGACGGCGCCGCGCTGCGCCGCGTGATCGAGGCCGAGCATCCCGATCTGGTGGTGCCGGAGATCGAGGCGATCCACACGCCCACCCTGGTGGAAATGGAGCGCGGAGGCCTGCACGTGATCCCCACCGCGCGCGCCGCATGGCTGACGATGGATCGCGAGGGCATCCGCCGGCTGGCCGCGCAGGAACTGGAGCTGCCCACCTCGGCCTACCGCTTCTGCGACAACGAGGCTGATTACCGCCGCGCCGTGGCCGACATCGGCTACCCGTTCGTGATCAAGCCGGTGATGAGCTCCTCGGGCAAGGGCCAGAGCATCGTGCGCAACGAGTCCGAACTGCAGCCTGCGTGGGACTACGCGCAGTCCGGCGGCCGCGCGGGGCAGGGCCGGGTGATCGTGGAAGGCTTCGTCGACTTCGACTACGAGATCACCCTGCTCACCGTGCGCCACCAGGGCGGTACCAGCTTCTGTGCGCCGATCGGCCATCGCCAGGAGGACGGCGACTACCGCGAGTCGTGGCAGCCGCAACCGATGAGCGGCAAGGCGCTGGCCGAGGCGCAGCGCCAGGCCGCGGCGGTGTCGAACGCGCTGGGCGGCTGGGGCGTGTTCGGCATGGAGTTCTTCGTCAAGGGCGACAACGTGATCTTCTCCGAGGTCAGCCCGCGCCCGCACGACACCGGCCTGGTCACGCAGATCTCGCAGGACCTGTCGGAGTTCGCGCTGCATGCGCGGGCGATCCTCGGCCTGCCGATTCCCGTGATCCGCCAGCTCGGCCCCTCGGCCTCGTGCGCGGTGCTGGTGGAAGGCGAGGGCCGCGCGCCGCGCTACCACGGCGTGGCGACCGCGCTGGCCGAGCCGGACACCCAGCTGCGCCTGTTCGGCAAGCCCGAGGTGAAGGGCCGCCGGCGCATGGCGGTGACGCTGGCGCGCGACGCCGACATCGAGGCGGCGCGTGCGAAGGCCGTGCGTGCGGCGGCGCAGCTGCGCGTGGAGCTGTAA
- a CDS encoding copper chaperone PCu(A)C, whose protein sequence is MKHIVLPLLLAGLLVAGLAHAATGHVTASHAWIRVLPGTLPAGAYVVLRNDGDMPVALTAAGSPAYGEAMLHESSRAGGVSRMTMVDALAIPAHGTQVLAPGGYHLMLMDAKQPVRPGDTVRITLKFDDGSTLPVDFIARPANALDDRG, encoded by the coding sequence ATGAAGCACATCGTCCTGCCGCTGCTGCTCGCCGGCCTGCTCGTCGCCGGCCTCGCGCATGCCGCCACCGGGCACGTGACCGCGAGCCACGCCTGGATCCGCGTGCTGCCCGGCACGCTGCCGGCCGGCGCCTACGTCGTGCTGCGCAACGACGGCGACATGCCGGTCGCGCTGACCGCTGCCGGCAGCCCCGCCTACGGCGAGGCGATGCTGCATGAAAGTTCGCGCGCGGGCGGCGTGAGCCGCATGACGATGGTCGACGCGCTGGCGATCCCCGCCCACGGCACACAGGTACTCGCACCCGGCGGCTACCACCTGATGCTGATGGACGCGAAACAGCCGGTGCGGCCCGGCGACACCGTGCGCATCACGCTGAAGTTCGACGACGGCTCCACGCTGCCGGTGGATTTCATCGCCCGTCCGGCGAACGCGCTGGACGACCGGGGCTAG
- a CDS encoding arginyltransferase: MRSEHVRLFQTLPHACGYYAERTAQNLVIDPAAPQLDRLYGPALERGFRRAGGHLYFPHCPECRACTPCRIDALHFEADRSQRRCLKRNADLAVTECQAGYNAERHALYENYLRRRHPGGGMDEADASDFRRFLTAPWSPTVFLEFRLRERLLGVAVTDVCRSGLSAVYTFYDPDEEARGLGTFAILKQVELARHRNLPWVYLGFWIEGHPKMDYKRRFRPLQLRTAEGWQAMP; the protein is encoded by the coding sequence ATGCGCTCCGAACACGTCCGCCTGTTCCAGACCCTGCCGCACGCCTGCGGCTACTACGCCGAGCGCACGGCGCAGAACCTGGTGATCGATCCGGCCGCGCCGCAGCTGGACCGGCTGTACGGCCCGGCGCTGGAACGCGGCTTCCGCCGCGCCGGCGGGCACCTGTACTTCCCGCACTGCCCGGAATGCCGCGCCTGCACGCCCTGCCGCATCGACGCGCTGCACTTCGAGGCCGACCGTTCGCAGCGACGCTGCCTGAAGCGCAACGCCGACCTGGCGGTGACCGAATGCCAGGCCGGCTACAACGCCGAGCGCCATGCGCTGTACGAGAACTACCTGCGCAGGCGCCACCCCGGCGGCGGCATGGACGAGGCCGACGCCAGCGACTTCCGTCGCTTCCTCACCGCGCCGTGGAGCCCCACCGTGTTCCTGGAATTCCGCCTGCGCGAGCGCCTGCTCGGCGTGGCGGTCACCGACGTCTGCCGCAGCGGCCTGTCGGCGGTCTACACCTTCTACGATCCCGACGAGGAAGCCCGCGGCCTCGGCACCTTCGCCATCCTCAAGCAGGTGGAACTGGCCCGCCACCGCAACCTGCCCTGGGTGTACCTGGGCTTCTGGATCGAAGGCCATCCGAAGATGGACTACAAGCGACGCTTCCGGCCGTTGCAGCTGCGCACGGCCGAGGGCTGGCAGGCGATGCCCTGA
- a CDS encoding transglutaminase domain-containing protein, protein MGRPNALFRLALCLACTFVATTRAQAPAASAASSPTTNPPTSEDTWMSVLLGGRKIGSLHVERQREGQTVTTTQTLSILLTRNGKSIPLGNTSRSVETPDGRPLGFGARTTMSAMDSVVEGTRLPDGRFRVDITVGGATRQETMDWAAGALLAEGQRLAMLDAGRQPGRHYRLTMFDPASRQVLDVDTEVLGEETVQLPGGAERLSHQRQILHQARGEQVLDLWLDAQGRVRKGLLGMLGSRMEMLACDRACAQAPAQGVDMFRAAMVDSPRALTPNLRTTSLRYRVHVDGDATQPFIDTDEQRVIPLGHGDWQIDTGGPHVHGQPPPQPGDLAANAWLQSDAPIIRELTAKAIGNAGTPVLKMRRLRNFVSGYITQHGLDVGYASALEVANHRQGDCTEFAVLLAAMARAAGVPARVVTGMVYTDRYGNAARVFVPHAWVQAWTGQRWQSYDAALRHFDSTHLALDSGDGDPWHFYGVTDLFGRLRIDSVKSVTELFDAPIDSAPASPAGTAGNGVGSGGGNG, encoded by the coding sequence ATGGGTCGTCCGAACGCCTTGTTCCGGCTGGCGCTGTGCCTGGCCTGCACGTTCGTCGCGACGACTCGCGCGCAGGCTCCCGCCGCCAGCGCGGCAAGCAGCCCGACAACCAACCCGCCAACCAGCGAAGACACCTGGATGAGCGTGCTGCTCGGCGGCCGCAAGATCGGCAGCCTGCACGTCGAGCGCCAGCGCGAAGGGCAGACGGTGACGACCACCCAGACGCTGTCCATCCTGCTGACCCGCAACGGCAAGAGCATCCCGCTGGGCAACACCAGCCGCAGCGTGGAAACGCCGGACGGTCGGCCGCTGGGCTTCGGCGCGCGTACCACGATGTCGGCGATGGACAGCGTGGTCGAAGGCACGCGCCTGCCCGACGGCCGCTTCCGCGTCGACATCACCGTGGGCGGCGCCACGCGGCAGGAAACCATGGACTGGGCCGCCGGCGCCCTGCTCGCCGAGGGTCAGCGCCTCGCCATGCTGGACGCCGGCCGGCAGCCCGGCCGGCACTACCGGCTGACCATGTTCGACCCGGCCAGCCGGCAGGTGCTGGACGTCGACACCGAGGTGCTCGGCGAGGAGACGGTGCAGCTGCCGGGCGGCGCGGAACGCCTGAGCCACCAGCGCCAGATCCTGCACCAGGCGCGCGGCGAGCAGGTGCTGGACCTGTGGCTGGATGCGCAGGGCCGGGTGCGCAAGGGGCTGCTCGGCATGCTGGGCAGCCGCATGGAAATGCTGGCTTGCGACCGCGCCTGCGCGCAGGCGCCGGCACAGGGCGTGGACATGTTCCGCGCCGCGATGGTGGACTCGCCGCGCGCGCTGACGCCGAACCTGCGCACCACCTCGCTGCGCTACCGGGTACACGTGGACGGCGACGCGACGCAGCCGTTCATCGACACCGACGAGCAGCGCGTCATCCCACTCGGCCATGGCGACTGGCAGATCGACACCGGCGGCCCCCACGTGCACGGGCAGCCGCCGCCGCAACCGGGCGACCTCGCGGCCAACGCCTGGCTGCAATCCGATGCCCCGATCATCCGCGAGCTGACCGCCAAAGCGATCGGCAACGCCGGCACGCCCGTGCTGAAGATGCGCCGGCTGCGCAACTTCGTCAGCGGCTACATCACCCAGCACGGACTGGACGTGGGTTACGCCTCAGCGCTGGAAGTGGCGAACCACCGCCAGGGCGATTGCACCGAATTCGCCGTGCTGCTGGCGGCGATGGCGCGCGCCGCAGGCGTGCCCGCGCGCGTGGTCACCGGCATGGTCTACACCGACCGCTACGGCAACGCCGCGCGCGTGTTCGTGCCGCACGCCTGGGTGCAGGCATGGACGGGCCAGCGCTGGCAAAGCTACGACGCCGCGCTGCGGCACTTCGACAGCACCCACCTCGCACTGGACAGCGGCGATGGCGACCCCTGGCACTTCTACGGCGTCACCGATCTGTTCGGCCGCCTGCGCATCGACAGCGTCAAGTCGGTCACCGAACTCTTCGACGCGCCGATCGACAGCGCGCCCGCCTCGCCCGCGGGCACCGCCGGCAACGGCGTCGGTTCCGGCGGCGGCAACGGCTGA
- a CDS encoding cytochrome c oxidase assembly protein: MMATLLKWIVPWEFSWVFLASFLVAGVLYWRGSRRLRVSRARRAAFWVGMAIIWLTLQTYLDFYAEHEFFVHRLQQLLLHHLTPLLICASFPASVLRAGLPRRWRVRWLKPLRRSWPWRAVSGVLFQPLLASVLFVFFVLIWLVPAMQTLAMLDWRVYRFMNWTMLLSGFVYWSLILDHRPHPPGRMGAGMRVLSPGITMAPQILAGAIVTFSRSDLYPIFEICGRAFTFNVLTGQMIGGVITWVPAALLESIGGLLALRQWLRLSRSGRLPRKTWQERAAASQARTLRATASGE; encoded by the coding sequence CTGATGGCGACGTTGCTGAAATGGATCGTGCCTTGGGAGTTCTCGTGGGTGTTCCTCGCGAGCTTCCTCGTGGCCGGCGTGCTGTACTGGCGCGGCAGCCGGCGCCTGCGCGTGAGTCGCGCCCGTCGCGCGGCGTTCTGGGTCGGCATGGCGATCATCTGGCTCACGCTGCAGACCTACCTGGATTTCTATGCCGAGCACGAGTTCTTCGTGCACCGGCTGCAGCAGCTGCTGCTGCACCACCTCACGCCGCTGCTGATCTGCGCCTCGTTCCCCGCCAGCGTGCTGCGCGCGGGCCTGCCGCGGCGCTGGCGCGTGCGCTGGTTGAAACCGCTGCGGCGCTCGTGGCCGTGGCGCGCCGTCAGCGGCGTGCTGTTCCAGCCGCTGCTGGCCTCGGTGCTGTTCGTGTTCTTCGTGCTGATCTGGCTGGTGCCGGCCATGCAGACGCTGGCCATGCTGGACTGGCGCGTCTACCGCTTCATGAACTGGACGATGCTGCTCTCGGGCTTCGTCTACTGGTCGCTGATCCTCGACCACCGGCCGCACCCGCCGGGGCGCATGGGCGCGGGCATGCGCGTGCTGTCGCCCGGCATCACGATGGCGCCGCAGATCCTCGCCGGCGCGATCGTCACGTTCTCGCGCAGCGACCTCTACCCGATCTTCGAGATCTGCGGGCGCGCGTTCACCTTCAACGTGCTCACCGGCCAGATGATCGGCGGGGTGATCACCTGGGTGCCGGCGGCGTTGCTGGAATCGATCGGCGGTCTGCTGGCGCTGCGCCAGTGGCTGCGGCTGTCGCGCAGCGGACGCCTGCCGCGCAAGACCTGGCAGGAACGTGCAGCGGCATCGCAGGCGCGCACCCTGCGCGCGACAGCGAGTGGTGAGTGA
- a CDS encoding acyl-CoA thioesterase codes for MREAHVNELVELLQLERLEDNLFRGQSRDIGTRFVFGGQVLGQALSAAQRTVDPSREAHSLHAYFLRAGDIDAPIVYSVERARDGGSFSSRRVLAIQHGQPILNGSISFQVPEKGFEHQTAMPEVPAPEDVEPMRPLPPEELARLPVKLQRWLGIDGPFEFRLVWPRDEMHPVKRPPIQHIWFRLTAPVADSAILHRALLAYASDFHLIGTATLPHGISYMTRNVQMASLDHALWFHRPFRVDEWLLYSFDSPTAQGGRGLARGQIFSRDGRLVASTAQEGLIRLRGE; via the coding sequence ATGCGCGAAGCACACGTCAACGAACTGGTCGAGCTGCTGCAGCTCGAACGGCTGGAGGACAACCTGTTCCGCGGCCAGAGCCGCGACATCGGTACGCGCTTCGTGTTCGGCGGCCAGGTGCTGGGGCAGGCGCTGTCGGCGGCGCAGCGGACCGTCGACCCGTCGCGCGAGGCGCATTCGCTGCACGCCTATTTCCTGCGCGCGGGCGACATCGACGCGCCTATCGTCTACAGCGTGGAGCGCGCCCGCGACGGCGGCTCGTTCTCGTCGCGGCGGGTGCTGGCGATCCAGCACGGCCAACCCATCCTGAACGGCTCGATTTCGTTCCAGGTCCCGGAAAAGGGCTTCGAGCACCAGACCGCGATGCCGGAGGTGCCCGCGCCGGAAGACGTGGAACCGATGCGCCCGCTGCCGCCGGAGGAGCTGGCCAGGCTGCCGGTGAAGCTGCAGCGCTGGTTGGGCATCGACGGCCCGTTCGAGTTCCGCCTGGTGTGGCCGCGCGACGAGATGCACCCGGTGAAGCGGCCGCCGATCCAGCACATCTGGTTCCGGCTCACCGCGCCGGTCGCGGACTCGGCGATCCTGCATCGCGCCCTGCTCGCCTATGCCTCGGATTTCCACCTGATCGGCACCGCCACGCTGCCGCATGGAATTTCCTACATGACCCGCAACGTGCAGATGGCCAGCCTCGACCACGCGCTGTGGTTCCACCGCCCGTTCCGGGTGGACGAGTGGCTGCTGTACTCCTTCGACAGCCCCACCGCCCAGGGCGGCCGCGGCCTGGCGCGCGGGCAGATTTTCAGCCGCGACGGCCGGCTGGTCGCCTCCACCGCGCAGGAAGGCCTGATCCGCCTGCGCGGCGAATAG
- a CDS encoding GldG family protein, translated as MGRLRLPPVFTTPLRWNRRATLYTALVLLTLVTVSLIVSSGHWLRTRRIDLTADRLYTLSSGTVQIVDRLQRPLRLTLYFSEHATRDLPKLRSYEQRVRDMLQEIAARSHGRVQLAVVDPVPYSDDEASAEGAGLTPASGGSNGERVFFGLAGSVLAGGADGETAEAAPERALAIPFFDPARESFLEYDIAKLLYELNQVNKPHIGVISSLPVEGNPVLGQQPWVAMQQLAQLFEVKTINPDRLKQVGADIRVLLLIHPKNLPTDALYAIDQYVLRGGRLVVFVDPDAELDDTPGDPASGTLPDHSSNLPRLFAAWGVRYDPHEVVLDRAHALTIELNGTNVSHPAMLGLDAQQLNHGDVVTASLQRIDLSTAGHFDLAPNASARLIPLLQSSADAEAVPAVRVLQASDNPALLLQDYKPDNTNYVFAARLRGSFASAFPERAKQPGHLARSAAGDEVILVADTDLLSDRLWVEPQTILGQVMMRPFANNGEFVSNLVDNLSGSSALLSVRGRSTSQRPFTRVEALRNVADQKFLQKEQELERELAETRQRLEELQPGKGGHGGNVSTEQRREIEQFRQRQLAINKELRDVQHQLNAEIDALGLRLKVINIVVVPALVALLGLLYGWRRTRRNRRRP; from the coding sequence ATGGGCCGCCTGCGTCTTCCTCCCGTATTCACCACGCCGCTGCGCTGGAACCGGCGCGCCACGCTGTACACGGCGCTGGTACTGCTGACCCTGGTCACCGTGTCGCTGATCGTGTCCAGCGGACACTGGTTGCGCACGCGGCGCATCGACCTCACCGCCGACCGGCTGTACACGCTCTCGTCCGGCACGGTGCAAATCGTCGACCGCCTGCAGCGGCCGCTGCGCCTCACGCTGTACTTCTCCGAGCACGCCACCCGCGACCTGCCCAAGCTGCGCAGCTACGAGCAGCGCGTGCGCGACATGCTGCAGGAGATCGCGGCCCGCTCGCACGGGCGCGTGCAGCTCGCGGTGGTCGACCCGGTGCCGTACTCCGACGACGAGGCCAGCGCCGAAGGCGCGGGGCTCACCCCGGCCAGCGGCGGCAGCAACGGCGAGCGGGTGTTCTTCGGCCTGGCCGGCAGCGTGCTGGCCGGCGGCGCTGACGGCGAGACGGCCGAGGCCGCACCGGAGCGCGCGCTGGCGATCCCGTTCTTCGATCCGGCGCGCGAATCCTTCCTCGAATACGACATCGCAAAGCTGCTGTACGAGCTCAACCAGGTCAACAAGCCGCACATCGGCGTGATCAGTTCCCTGCCGGTGGAGGGCAACCCGGTGCTGGGCCAACAGCCATGGGTGGCGATGCAGCAGTTGGCCCAGCTGTTCGAGGTGAAGACGATCAATCCGGACCGGCTCAAGCAGGTCGGCGCGGACATCCGCGTGCTGCTGCTGATCCATCCCAAGAACCTGCCGACGGACGCGCTGTACGCGATCGACCAGTACGTGCTGCGCGGTGGCCGCCTGGTGGTGTTCGTCGACCCGGATGCGGAACTGGACGACACGCCGGGCGATCCCGCCAGCGGCACGCTGCCCGACCACAGCTCGAACCTGCCGCGGCTGTTCGCGGCCTGGGGCGTGCGCTACGACCCGCACGAGGTGGTGCTGGACCGCGCGCACGCATTGACCATCGAGCTCAACGGCACCAACGTCAGCCATCCGGCGATGCTGGGGCTGGACGCGCAGCAGCTCAACCACGGCGACGTGGTCACCGCGAGCCTGCAGCGCATCGACCTGTCCACCGCCGGCCACTTCGACCTCGCCCCGAACGCGAGCGCGCGGTTGATCCCGTTGCTGCAGAGCAGCGCCGATGCCGAGGCGGTGCCGGCGGTGCGGGTGCTGCAGGCCAGCGACAACCCGGCCCTGCTGCTGCAGGACTACAAGCCGGACAACACCAACTACGTGTTCGCCGCGCGTTTGCGCGGCAGCTTCGCCAGCGCGTTTCCCGAGCGCGCGAAACAGCCCGGCCACCTGGCGCGCTCGGCCGCCGGCGACGAGGTGATCCTGGTCGCCGACACCGACCTGCTCAGCGACCGGCTGTGGGTGGAGCCGCAGACCATCCTGGGCCAGGTCATGATGCGGCCGTTCGCCAACAACGGCGAGTTCGTCAGCAACCTGGTGGACAACCTCAGCGGTTCCTCGGCGCTGCTGTCGGTCCGCGGCCGTTCCACCTCGCAGCGGCCGTTCACCCGTGTGGAGGCGCTGCGCAACGTGGCCGACCAGAAATTCCTGCAGAAGGAACAGGAGCTGGAACGCGAGCTGGCCGAAACGCGGCAGCGGCTGGAGGAGCTGCAGCCGGGCAAGGGCGGCCACGGCGGCAACGTCAGCACCGAGCAGCGGCGCGAGATCGAGCAGTTCCGCCAGCGCCAGCTGGCGATCAACAAGGAGCTGCGCGACGTGCAGCACCAGCTCAACGCCGAGATCGACGCGCTGGGCCTGCGCCTGAAGGTGATCAACATCGTGGTGGTGCCCGCGCTGGTGGCGCTGCTGGGCCTGCTGTACGGCTGGCGTCGCACCCGCCGCAACCGGCGGCGGCCGTGA
- a CDS encoding FMN-binding glutamate synthase family protein, translating to MESTGFAHWLVVLVETFAALFVLLLVVAVVVIAAVWVVDRNQTANAVLRNFPVIGHFRYGFLRLGEFFRQYLFSSDREELPFNRAQRVWVYRAAKNAENTNAFGSTRDLRGEGVPFFVNAAFPSLGDHHVEPKPVRIGPYAREPYDHAAFFNISAMSFGALGAPAVRALSHGAAKAGIWMDTGEGGLAPYHLEGGCDIIFEIGTAKYGVRTSDGQLDDGKLAAICAHPQVKMVSIKLGQGAKPGMGGLLPAAKVTPEIAEIRGIPVGQDSQSPNRHLDIANVAQLMDAIRHIRELTGKPTGFKAVFGDMRMIEELCDEVHKRGIESAPDFIIVDGSEGGTGAAPQTLMEGVGLPLHEALPALLDTLIVKGLRERIKVICSGKRITAYDVAWALSVGADFVNSARGFMLALGCIQSLQCNRNTCPTGITTQDPKLQRGLVVTDKSEKVANYARNVMHEVGIIAHSCGVDDPRQLDRTHCRVVGDDGISVPLVKLFPYPVVPQSD from the coding sequence ATGGAATCGACGGGTTTCGCGCACTGGCTGGTGGTGCTGGTGGAAACGTTCGCGGCGCTGTTCGTGTTGCTGCTGGTGGTGGCCGTGGTGGTGATCGCGGCGGTGTGGGTAGTGGACCGCAACCAGACCGCCAACGCGGTGCTGCGCAACTTCCCGGTGATCGGCCACTTCCGCTACGGCTTCCTGCGCCTGGGCGAGTTCTTCCGCCAGTACCTGTTCTCCAGCGACCGCGAGGAGCTGCCGTTCAACCGCGCCCAGCGCGTGTGGGTGTACCGCGCGGCGAAGAACGCGGAGAACACCAACGCGTTCGGCTCCACCCGCGACCTGCGCGGCGAGGGCGTGCCGTTCTTCGTCAATGCGGCGTTCCCGTCGCTGGGCGACCACCACGTGGAACCGAAGCCGGTGCGCATCGGCCCGTATGCGCGCGAGCCCTACGACCACGCCGCGTTCTTCAACATCTCGGCGATGAGCTTCGGCGCGCTCGGTGCGCCGGCGGTGCGCGCGCTGTCGCACGGCGCGGCCAAGGCCGGCATCTGGATGGACACCGGCGAGGGCGGCCTCGCGCCGTACCACCTCGAAGGCGGCTGCGACATCATCTTCGAGATCGGCACCGCGAAGTACGGCGTGCGCACGAGCGACGGCCAGCTCGATGACGGCAAGCTCGCGGCGATCTGCGCGCACCCGCAGGTGAAGATGGTCAGCATCAAGCTCGGCCAGGGCGCGAAGCCCGGCATGGGCGGCTTGCTGCCGGCGGCCAAGGTGACGCCGGAGATCGCCGAGATTCGCGGCATCCCGGTGGGGCAGGATTCGCAGAGCCCGAACCGACATCTCGACATCGCGAACGTGGCGCAACTGATGGACGCCATCCGCCACATCCGCGAACTCACCGGCAAGCCCACCGGCTTCAAGGCGGTGTTCGGCGACATGCGCATGATCGAGGAGCTGTGCGACGAGGTGCACAAGCGCGGCATCGAGAGCGCGCCGGACTTCATCATCGTGGACGGCTCCGAAGGCGGCACCGGCGCCGCGCCGCAGACCCTGATGGAAGGCGTGGGCCTGCCGCTGCACGAGGCGCTGCCCGCGCTGCTCGACACGCTGATCGTCAAGGGCTTGCGCGAGCGCATCAAGGTGATCTGCTCGGGCAAGCGCATCACCGCCTACGACGTAGCCTGGGCGCTCTCGGTGGGCGCGGACTTCGTCAACTCTGCGCGCGGCTTCATGCTGGCGCTGGGCTGCATCCAGTCGCTGCAGTGCAACCGCAACACCTGCCCCACCGGCATCACCACGCAGGACCCGAAACTGCAGCGCGGCCTGGTGGTGACCGACAAGAGCGAGAAGGTGGCGAACTACGCGCGCAACGTGATGCACGAGGTGGGCATCATCGCCCACAGTTGCGGCGTCGACGACCCGCGCCAGCTCGACCGCACGCACTGCCGCGTGGTCGGCGACGACGGCATCTCGGTGCCGCTGGTGAAGCTGTTTCCGTATCCGGTGGTGCCGCAATCGGATTGA
- a CDS encoding SCO family protein, which yields MKFPRLLRLALLLLPLTGALLLAGCHRDALPFKLTNISGHMPDLQFQLTDDNGKAVSAADYRGKVLLLYFGYTHCPDVCPLTLAQLHVALQKLGKPGDGVRILFVSVDPARDTPAVLHAYVNAFDKRAVGLTGSPRAIEALSKRYRSAFTREPSGKDGNYEVTHSSAIYVFDRDGRARVLSTPGTPQDDLVHDLQLLLGTGTSA from the coding sequence ATGAAGTTCCCGCGCCTCCTGCGTCTCGCCCTGCTCCTGCTGCCGCTGACCGGCGCCCTGCTGCTGGCCGGCTGCCATCGCGACGCGCTGCCGTTCAAGCTGACCAACATCAGCGGGCACATGCCGGATCTGCAATTCCAGCTCACCGACGACAACGGCAAGGCGGTGAGCGCCGCGGATTACCGCGGCAAGGTGCTGCTGCTGTACTTCGGCTACACGCACTGCCCCGACGTGTGCCCGCTGACCCTGGCCCAGCTGCACGTGGCGCTGCAGAAGCTGGGCAAGCCGGGCGACGGGGTGCGTATCTTGTTCGTCAGCGTCGACCCCGCGCGTGACACGCCGGCGGTGCTGCACGCCTACGTCAACGCCTTCGACAAGCGCGCAGTGGGTCTCACCGGCAGCCCGCGCGCGATCGAGGCGCTGAGCAAGCGCTACCGCTCGGCGTTCACCCGCGAACCTTCCGGCAAGGACGGCAACTACGAGGTCACCCACAGCTCGGCGATCTACGTGTTCGACCGCGACGGCCGCGCCCGCGTGCTCTCCACACCCGGCACGCCGCAGGACGACCTGGTGCACGACCTGCAGCTGCTGCTGGGCACGGGGACTTCCGCATGA